The Labilibaculum sp. sequence TTGAAAAAGTTTCTCATACTCATTTTCTTTATCCATTTTTTCGAAGGATAGCTCTTCTTTTCGAAAGTGTTCCATCAGTTTTGCCTGCTTAAGCTTATTTCTATTTTCCCACAAAGGAATGCTGATTCCGAGTTTCATACCGTTGGTTTCTTTCATCAAACCTGAACCTAAATAGCGATATCCGATTGATATCTTAGGAAGAGAATTTGTTTTTACCAAGGAAGTTTCTTTCGCCGCCATCTTCTCATTCGAACTTAGTTGATTTAGATATGGATCAGCATTAACAGCTTTTTCTAATATCTGTTTTGCATCTTCTTCAATACTCACCGAGGGATATTCCAGTTCATTCAAGTTGAGTTCCAGTCCGCCATTTTGTTTTATTAAATCAGCTTTCAAATTGGTTATTTTATTTTGAACCAGCTGTAATTGATTCTTGGTGTTGAGAGAGAGCATTTTAATTTTGTTCACCTCAAGTATGTTGGCATCCCCTTCTTGCAGCCTCTTCTCAAAAAAGCGTGTTAATTTTTCGGCATTATCCAATCTTTCACTCAACTCGATATTTTGTTTGTTTCGATAAATAAGCTCAAAACAAATCAATTCTGTTTCCAGTAAAATGTCTTGTCTTACTTTTGCCTGTATATTTTGCAGATTCGTTATTTTCTCATCTCGAATCTGATTTTTGTAGATATAGCTGGTTGGAAAATCAAAACTCTGACTTACTAAAATTTCGTAGGGTTTGCCTTCCTGAGAAGAAAAACTTTTTTCCCATTCCAATTCAGGATTGGCCAAATTATTTTGAGACCGTATTCCTAATTTTTGTGCCTCTAAATATTGCTGATGTGCCTGAAGTTTTGGATTGTTTTTTTCAATCTCTTTTAGAATTTCCTGAACGGAGGATTGAGCCATTCCTTGAAAGCCCAATCCAGTTATGATGATAAATAATAAAGTTTTAAGCATTTCCTTTGGTTTTAGTATTCAGTAGCAGATACACGATCGGAATAATATAAATATTCAAGAGGGTAGAACTCAATAGGCCGCCAAGAATTACCACAGCCATCGGACTCTGAATTTCATTTCCTGGCTGGTCACCAGCTATTGCCATTGGAATTAACGCCAGTGCTGCTGTTAAAGCTGTCATTAGGATTGGACTCAATCTGTGAACAGATCCCTGAACAATAATATCCTTGATTGTATTGCCTTTCCCTTTCATACTTTGGTAGTTCGAGATGAGTAAAATACCATTTCGGGTAGCAATACCAAACAGGGTGATGAATCCAATGATTGCCGGTATACTAAGCATTCCGGATGTGAAATAAATTGTAAAAACACCTCCAATAAGCGCCAGGGGTAAATTCAACAAAATGATCCCCGCCAGTTGAGTACTTCTAAATTCTTGAAATAGCAGAAGGAAAATAATAAGCAAACTGAAAATTGAGGCAATCATTAATACCCGGGAAGCTTTTGCTTCACTTTCAAACTGACCACCGTATTCAATTCTATACCCCTCAGGAGATGTTACATCTTTTTCAACTATGTTTTGAATATCAGTAACCACACTTCGAAGATCGCGGTCGGCAACATTGGCCGAAACAACTAGTTTGCGTTGAACGTTTTCTCGGTGAATGGTATTTGGACCCGATAGTGATTGAATTTCTGCGACATAACTAAAAGGGATTTTTTTTCCATCCCATGTATCAATTAAGGCATTTTGAATGGCATCATAACTGCCTCTGTTTTCTTCGTTGTACTTTACGACCAAATCGAAAGCCCTGATTCCTTCAAACACATCCGAAACTTTCGATCCACCAAATGCTACATGAATAAATTCGGAGAATTGAGCGATTGAAATTCCATATTTAGCCAGCATATCACGCTTTGGCAAAATTCTAATTTGTGGAATTTCTACTTGTTGTTCCACATTCACATCAACAACACCTTTTATTGGAGAAATTGATGCTTTGATATCATTTGCCAGCTTGAACATTAAATTCAAATCATCACCAAAAATTTTGATCGCAATATTGGCTTTAGTACCGGAAAGAATATGATCTATTCGGTGTCCTAAGGGTTGTCCTATCGCAAAATTGACTCCGGATATGTGATTCAGTTTTTCACGAACTTCCAGAAGGAATTCAGATTTAGTTCGTTCAGTCAATGTAAAAGGCACTTCAATTTCAGAAGTATTTACACCAAACGAATGCTCATCCAGTTCAGATCGGCCTGTTCGTCGGGCAGTTAAACTGATTTCAGGAACTGTTCTCAATGCATTTTCGGCCAAAACTTTAATCTTGTTTGATTCTTCCAAGGAAATTCCCGGTTTGGTTATCGCAGTAATGGTTAGAGAGCCTTCGTTGAATTCGGGAAGGAAATTTCTGCCTAATCCCGAAAGGATAAAAATTGAGATAACAAATAGGAGGGCGGCACTTCCCAATATCCATTTTTTATACTGCAGGGCTTTCTCAAGAGAATGGCCATACCATTTGTTTAAATGAGTAACCAGCCAGCTTTCTTTGTTCTTTCTGTCGAGCATCTTATTGCTGGTAAGCATAAAACTGCACAAAACAGGAGTAAGAGTAAGCGCAACAACCAACGATGCAAAAAGAGAAACGATAAATGCAATGCCAAGTGGCTGAAGCATTCGGCCTTCCATTCCGCTTAGGAAAAATAAGGGCAAAAAGGCAGCGATAATAATAAAGGTTGCGTTGATAATGGAAGAACGGATCTCACAGGATGCAGAATAAACAATTTTAATTGGCTTTTTTCTCTGTTCTTTTGGTAGAAGATGATTTTGCTTTAGTCGTTTGTATACGTTCTCAACATCAATGATCGCATCATCAACTAAATCTCCAACAGCAATGGCCATACCTCCTAAAGTCATAGTGTTAATGGTAATGCCCAGAAATTTGAGGGTGATCATGGTTACCAAAAGCGAAATTGGAATTGCTAAAAGTGAAATTATGGTTGTTCTGTAGTTCATCAGAAATACCAGTAAAATCACAATCACAAAAATGGAACCTTCCATCAGTGCTTTTTTAACATTCCCAATAGATGAGTTAATAAAATCCGCCTGACGGAAAATGTGTGTGTTCACAGTAACCCCTGCCGGTAATGATTTTGATAATTCTGCAATAGACTGATCCAATTTTTCGGTCAGCTTTAGTGTATTGATGCCTGGTTGTTTTTTTACCGTTAACAAGACTGCCTGCTCACTGTTAATGGTTCCCAAACCAAGTTTTGGAGCTGCGGCAGCTTTTATTTCAGCAATATCGCTGATTCGTACGGGTATATTGTTGTACATTTTCACAACAGAGTTACCCAATTCTTCAAAATCTGATGTGCGGGCAATCCCTCTTATGTTGTACTGGTTTCCGTATTCGTTGATAAATCCACCGGCAGAATTCTGGTTGGTAGCCCGGGCCGCTTTCATTAGTTCATCAATACCGACTTTGAAATACCTCATTTTTTGAGGATTGGCTAAGATCTGATATTGCTTGAATTCGCCGCCAATAACTACCACCTGAGCAACTCCGTTTATGGCCAGCAAATGTGGACGAATGGTCCAGTCTGCCAGAGTTCTTAGTTCCATTGGGGAAATGCTGTCCGATTGCAGTCCAATCATCAAAACTTCTCCCATTATTGACGATTGAGGAGCCAAACTTGGATTTCCAGCTCCTTCGGGCAGGCTTTCGGCAACCGCCAACAGCTTTTCGCTTACAATTTGCCGGGCTTTATAAATGTCGGTTCCCCATTCGAATTCGATCCATACAATGGAGAATCCTGCTGATGAGGAGGAACGTAATCTTCTAACATTGGTAGCTCCGTTAACAGCTGTTTCGATGGGGAAGGTGACCAGTTTTTCAACTTCCTCGGGAGCCATTCCGTGAGCTTCAGTCATAACTACCACAGTTGGGGCAGTCAGATCGGGAAACACATCCACATCCATGTTTGCTGTGGTGTAACTGCCACCTAAAATTAGGAGGATGGATACAAACAGCACAAGAATACGATTGTGTAACGCATATTGTATGATTTTATTTAACACGATATTTTATTTTTATCGACGATTATAATTGATTTAATTTTATGTTGCTTTCTTTTTCAGGGTGTTATCTGCAGCATTTCTGCAAATCGTTGCCTGAAAAGAATTTTGTATTAGTCTCATCGGATCCGAAGGGAGGATACGAATAAGAAACAGCAGGTTCTAATGCTCGTGCGTATGTGCTGGTAATGCACCTGCCATTGAGGCTAGTTTTACAAAATAAACACCCTTACTTACAACACGTTCGCCGGCTCTTAGTCCTGACGTAATTTCTACTTCGCGGCCATTGCTGACACCAATTGTCACAAATCGTTTTTCGAAGCTTTCACCGGACAATTGCACAAACACATATTTTAGTCCCTGATCTTCCAGAACAGCGGATTTTTCGATATGAAGAACATTTGATGACCGCTCTGATTTCAAATAAACCTCAACAAACGATCCGGCATATAAATCCGGAGTAAGGTCCAGTTCGAAATACAGAGGTGTTGTATAATCTTCTTCGTGTATGTCTTTACCATAGGCTATTAATCTTCCGTTCAGCTTTTCTGTATCGAATACCTGTTCGCTATACGGTAATTTAAAGTTCGCCGATTTAATATGTGCCAATTGCTGAAGGTGTTTCTGATACACATCCGCTTTGAGTAATAATTTTGATCCCTGATCGACTTTTGCCAATACATCTCCTTTTTCAACATACTGTCCTTCGTTCACATAAACATCACAAATAAATCCGCTGACAGGCGAAGCAATCAAAAAACCATTTGAATTGTAATCTTTATTGATGCTCTTGTAATTTACGTTTGCATTCTCGAAATTGCTTTTTGCCTCTAAATAATCTTTTTCAGATATAATTTGATCTTTGTGTAATGTTTTGGCTCTCTCGAAAGTCGATTTAGCTTTTTCCAGATTGGTTTTGGCTTCGGTAAATTGTGTGGTAATATTATTGCCGGCCAAGCCATTTCCTGAAAGGTTGAATATAGGATCGTTCTTTTTAATGGTTTTGCCCGGAACAAGATCCTGGGATTGAAAATGAACAATACCGTTGCTTTTGGCTACAATTTGTTTTTTCATGTTAACAGCTGGTATTAAACTTCCGGTTGTTTTAATGATTTGCTGAAACGGACTTAGTTTGGCTTCGGAGGTGGCAAAATCAATTTTCCAGGCTTGTTCTTTCAGGAAACTGGTTGCTTCTTTTTCCTCTGCAGGTATAGCTTGTTCAGCTTCTTCGTGATCTTTGTAAACACGAACATTATCTGCCTCGAACCTTTCTTTACCGTATTTCGATTCAACTTCGAAAACCAAAGTGTAAATTCCGGCTTCCTTTGCCATTAGGCTGGGAGTAAATATTCCTTCTCTTTCCGGAGCATCAACTATTTGTCGAACTCCTTTTTTTCCTTTTATCAGGCTAACGGTTAACTTTCCTTCTGTGTATGGCTTGTAGCTTTCCAAATTGGTGAGGTGAGCCAAAAATTGACTTGTATGTCCCAGCATCAAGGTCGGAAACTCAACAAATAGTTCAGTTTGGTCATTAAACAAGGTCAGGCTTTTTGTTGCATGATCCTCGTGTGTTTCTGCACCGGCAGAATGATCGTGCCCTTCGTGTCCGGCATTTGAATTGACTGAAGGTTTACAGGCTGCAAATAGAATTGATAAGCAAAAGCTTATCCATATATATTGTCTCATATTTTCTGTTTTATTATGGATTCTCAAAAATCAATTGGTAATGAATAAGAGGAATGTTTCCCCCGATTCATTTGCTGTTTTCTAGTGCTGTTGCCCGTGTTCTTCTTCGTGAACATGAGTGTGTTCAGCAACTGTATCATTTGTTGCGTGCTTGGTTGAATCTACTGTAAATTCTTCCTGATGACTGGCATCTGCATGGTGAGAATGTGTGGCATCACCATGATTGTGATCACAATCATGGTGATCTTCAGTGGTTTCATTTTTTGCTTTTTTTTCTGAATTGGCACAAGATATGAATACCAATCCACTGATTGCCAGAATAAGTAGTAATTTTTTCATTCGATTAATTTTTGAGTAATGCTTGTGTCTTGAAAATGCATGTTTCTTATAGATCAAACAGATCTACAAAAAGATACATTACAATGCCAAGGCAGGTGATTGTAATATTAACTTTTTCGCGGATTTGAAAGGGTGCAGTTTTGGCAGGCAAACTATTCACTCTCTGTCGGATTAAATAGCAGAGTTTTGTTCATAGAATCTTCTGCCAACTAATAATCTGTAATTATCAGTAAGTCTACACTAAGGTTGAACGTGGAGGACCTCTTCTAAGAGGTGAGAACCGGAGCGGTTCAGGAATCAGGATGTAGTTGTGAACCCTGAATTTTTTAACTTTTTGTATGTTTTCCGAATCAAGCCGAATTGCATCTGCTTTAAGGAAGATTTGGTATTTAGCTTCTTTTTGAACCCGGTTGTGAGTAAGAATGCAACAAGATTCACTATTGGTTTCGCGTTGATGGTTCCAATTCGCTTCACCATGATTGTGGTGATTGCAGGCATTGGAAACTACATGTTGATGAACATGAAGAATCGAAACCTGCTGATCTTCATTGATGTTGTGAATGTGGTGGTTGTGAGGAATTACATCATGAGCAAGCAATACCAACATTGGTATTAACATGAGCAGACATAACATTTGTTTCTTGAAATTCCTCATTTGCGAAAAATATGCAGCAAATATAGATGTTCGTTGACTGATATCCAATACCTAATTGTTGGGATTGCAATTTCATGAACCGAAATAGTTTGTTGTCTGATTGGAAAAATTGTATTTACTCAATTAGAATTGGAGCATTCGATTGTGATGTTTACATTTGTCGGCCCTAAGACAGATGTCCTTCCCCAAATGGAATATCCAACTTATTTTTGAGTTACATTTTAAATTAGCATGAACAGAATATCGAAAGCCTTTTGCCTGCAAGCATATTTGCCTCATTACGGTCCAATTGTAAAACTTGGATTGCCGGTAGTTTTAGCGCAATTGGGACAAATCACCGTTGGATTGGTTGACAACATGATGATTGGTCATTTGGGAACGCATGAACTTGCAGCTGCTTCTTTTGCCAATACAATTTTTTGGTTGGTGATTATTTTCGGTACCGGATTTTCATATTCAATTACTCCTTTGGTGGGTGAGGCCAGGGGTGATTTCAAGAAATTGAAAATTGGATCGTGGTTTAAAAACGGCATGTTGGCAATGATATTTATGGGAATATTACTAAGCGTTGTAATTTTATTGCTTAGCCTTTTTATGGGAAGAATGGGACAGCCATCGGAAATAATCAATGATGCGAAAAGTTATCTGTGGATTTTGGCAGCCAGTATATTGCCCATGATGATTTTTATGGGATACAAGCAATTTGGCGAAGGACTTGCCAATACTAAAGTAGCTATGAATATCATGCTGCTTGCCAATTTGGTAAATGTAATTGCAAACTACATATTGATTAACGGGAAATTTGGTTTGCCGGCAATGGGTTTAAACGGAGCGGGTTATGGTACCTTAATTGCCCGTGGGTTTATGGCAATTGCCTTTTTCTGGGTTTTTCGGACTGGAGGATTTTTTAAGCCATATCGGGAAATGATCAAAGAGTCGGTTTATTGTTTGAAAGATTTTTGGCGAATTTGGCAATTGGGATTACCCATTGGTTCGCAGCTGGTAATGGAAGCTTCGGCATTTATGCTGAGTACCATAATGATGGGCTGGATTAGCGTTGAAGGGTTGGCAGCACATCAAATTGTATTGAGTTTATCTACGGTTAGTTTTATGATTTATCAGGGAATTGCGGCAAGCACAACCATTCGGATTTCGTCTTTGCTGGGCGAGAAACGTATCCGCGAAATGAAGAATTCTGGTTGGGCTGCAATTCATTTGGTGCTGGTGATAGTAGTGGTTATGTGTATACTTTTTGTAAGCTTTCGGCATATTTTACCCACTTGGTTTACGCAAGAGCCGGCAGTTATTCAATTAGCAGCTCAGTTTCTGATTGTGATGGTAATCTATCAGTTTTTTGATGCCCTTCAGATTGTATTTGGAAGTATTTTAAGGGGAATGTCGGATGTGAATATTCCTACCTTACTTACATTTATTGCCTACTTTCTGGTTTCATTGCCTACCGGATATTTGTGTGCCTTTGTTTTTGGAATGGATGAAGTGGGAATTTGGTGGGGATTGCCTGCTGGATTAGGGGTAGCCTCTTTTCTTTTCATGATTCGGTTTAGGGGGCTTTCCAATAAGCTTTTGCAGGCAGTAAAAATGTAATTTCTATTCGATTTTAAAAAAAAAGCCATAGAGAAAAACTCCATGGCTGATTTTTACTTTGTTTGTATTCTGTTTATTTCCTGCAACATTTTTTGGTGCAGGCAGAGTACCTTCTTATTTTGCTTCTTCCGCAGCAACCTCTTCAACAACAACTTCTTCTGTAGCTGTTACTTCTTCTGCTGCAGTAGTATCCTTTGTACATTCAGCTTTAGCAGAACAACATTTATCAGCATCTTTTTCAAGTTCTGCAGAAGCTTCAGTTTTTTCTTTTGAACAACATGCTTTTTCTTCAGAAGCAGCAGCTTTGGTTTTGTTTCCACAAGAAGTAAATACGAATCCGCAGATTGCAACAGCAAATAATAATTTTTTCATAATAATTAATTAATAGTGGTATAATTGGTTTTAAAAATACATTTTTTTATCCTTAAAAAAGAAAGTGAATATATCCTTTCTTATTTATTTTAACAAATGTTTTTGTTTAAGTATAATCTGTTATATAATAGTTTTTTAGGTTAGGTAATATTAAATTTCTTTAAACGAGAATTCTTTACTGTAATTTGCACTTGTTTTTCCATCTTCTTCCAAAAGAGGATAGATAAAAAAGTTAACCAAACCATTTTTATAGTTTTCCAATTCAAGATCTCTTCCCTGAGTAAATTCAACTCTGTTTTCATCAAGATTTCCGAAATAATATTCAGCTTTACCAGCATCTTTGTCTGCTTCCGAAATATCCACAGGAGTCCACGTGTTGTTATTTTGGGAAAAATCAGCCCAGCAATGATAACCTTCAATGTTTCCTTCATTCCCTAAAGGAATAGAGAAACCTATGTGGAATCGGGCCGGAACATGTAAGCTTCTAGATAAAGACATGAAATAAGAATGGAAATCGGTACAATTACCTACCGAAATATCACATGCATAGTTGGCATTGCCATTCCCAAATGTGTATTCTCCGCCATATTCTTTAGACCGCTCATATAAATTCACAACACTGTCTTTCGTAATGCCATTTTTAATTACATCAGGCAAACTGGTATAATAGGAATCCGATTCATTCTTCGCTTTGGGTTTTCCGTAGTGCATTTCATTCAATACAAAATTGTATACAGCCTTCATATCTTTGGAGCTAAAGGCATTTGCCCCGATAATAGAATCAAATCTACCACCTACAGGAACAAGTCTGTTCGAATTTAAAGCGTTCGATTGGTTTATTTCTTCAATATCAATATTACCCATTTGTTTTCTGTTCACCCTAAAACGGATGTTGATATCAGTCGGTTTGGCAAGTCCGCCATTTATTGCACTATAAAGGTATGTGTTGCCATTCTTCTGTTCCTTTTTCATCTCGTATTCCAAATCAGTATCAATTGATAGTTCACTGATGTTTTGAACCTTGTTGCTTGTAGGTATAGGAATCCAAATTTTAATATTTTGTGCAGAATTGGCCGGCAAACTAACTTTGTAATTGAATTCGAAATTTCTTTCGGGCAAATGACTGCAGCTGCACAGCAGGACAGCAGTTATAATTAGTAGTAGTCTCATTCTTTTCATTTTAGATGGGATTTCCCCGGTTTTTAGCAAAATTGGATGCAAAAGTAGTCCAATGCATTTGCATAACAAAGCAAAGATTGATTTTTAAATTTCTAAATAAAGAGAGTTGATTTTTTTAATCGAAATTGGGTCTGATCTGTTCCTAAATCGGTTTTACAGGTTGGGAAAAATCATGTTTTTAATGATGATTCTCATTATCATGCTTCCTGCAACTCAATGTTTCATGGGGTTTTGTTATATGTAAAATTAATGTTAAAATATTTGATGAATTATGCGGAATAAACTAATTTAGGTATGCTTTCAATATCTTTATACTTATTTGCTGATAGTTTCGTCGTTCTTTTTGATTGTTTTTGTTTTTGTTGTCTGGTAAAGAGTTGTTTGTGTCAGTGGTTTTGTTTGGGGTTGGATTGGAAAGAAGTGAATTGCTGGCTTTGTAACTGAGAAATAAACTTTATTTACTGCAGATGTTATCAAAGGGAGTTTAAATGTTGTTTGAAGTGCTTTGTATGTTAACTAAGGGGCTGTGAATGTAAGTCAGGGGACTTGGATTGTAAGCAAAGGGATTTATGATGCAGCTCAAGGGAGTCGAAATGTAGCTTCAGGGAGTTGGAATGTAATTCAAGGGAGTAAAAATAGGTTGTAAGTTATTGAATTGAAAAGATAAAATTTGAAGGGTATAACAGTCTGTTATTTATTGAAAGTAAAAAGTTTAAAAATAAATATGAAGTGTGCTTGGGGAGTTGGTTAGTTGAGATTTGGAACAAATTATTTTAAAATCAACATAGTATTAATCAAACTAATTATTTACACATGGGTTTATATTATAAATTCAGACAAGAAGAGCTGCCGGTAGTGGGAGAGATTCTATTGCAATTATTTTTACGCGATCGTGAAAAATTCTCAAATTTTTCGCCGGAGTTTAATGATGAGTTTGTTGCTGATTTACAAACCGGGATTAATCGTGTGGCCGATCTTACTCAGTCGAAAACACAAACTGCTGAGATTAAAAAAATTACTTCTGATTTGTATAGTAGCCTTGATGCAATTCTTCATAAGTTGGAATTGATCTCGGCTTATACTCAACGGGCAAACAAGTTAATGCTTGTTAAAGCCTCCGATTTTGGGGTAAAAGAAGCGAAGAAAATGATCCGCTTAAGGAATGTTGAAGGCTATTGTGCCAAAATAAAAGTGATTCAGCAAAATATTGCTAAAAATCTTGATGCATTAAAAGAGAAAGGCTATAAAGAGAATTTAGGAACTGAGCTGGAGCAGATGACTCAGAAAGTATATGATTTAAACTTGTTACAGGAACAAAAAACGAGTGAACGCAAGCAATTGGTTGTTGATAATAATGCCGAACTGAATCGTTTTTGGAAGCAGTTAAGCGATATCTCGAAAACTGGGAAAATGCTCATGAAAGAAGATGAATCAAAAGCTGAAGAGTATATGTTTAGCTACTTAATTCATAAGGTGCGAAAAATGAATGCCAAAATTGAATTAAAGAAGAAGAGGATCCCTGCAGCACCGCTTGGTGAGATTCCTGTTTCAAAAGAAGAAGCTTTTAGTCAGTCAGAAGAGTTGTAATTATTGAAGTTTTAATTGAGAAAGAATAAAATGCCTTCTGCGGGAGGCGTTTTTTATAAAGCAAAAAAATAAGTGTAGGTCCGATTTCTCTGGGCTTACACTTATTATATAGGAATGATTCTTTTGAATCATCTGGTCATTGGAACCGCTTTGGTCACTATTTTCTGAAGGCATAGTTGTACTCTTTTTTATCCGACACTAAACGAACTTTATAATCTCCTTTTGGCAATGCTTCTACATTGAATTTTTTAGAGAAAGTCGGTTCTGATGCATAAGAGCCATTAAATACTTCATTTCCAAATTCATCATTTATTGAAATGTTGAATGCTTTGTTTTCAAAAGACAGGTAGGTTACAAACAAATTGTTATCCTCTGTTCTGAAAAGAGTTTTTTCTGCAGTGTTCTCAGCTAATTCTGCAACAAGTTTGTTGTTGGCAACTACAAATTCTTTTTCAATATTATCTCCTTTACCAGTTAAAACAATTTTGTAGGTTCCATCTTCAAGATAAGAGAAATCAAACAGTTTTTGAGCTGTTGTTTCACCACTTACTTTGTTTGAATAATACAAGTTTCCAGCTTCATCGTAAATTTTCATTTTAAGCAATGATTCGGTTGGATTGATAATAGATACAATTGATAAATCAGTATCCAAATAAGGGTTGATTCGAATGTTTCCGGTTGCAAATGCTGAACTTGCGCTTAAGAATAGTATTGCTCCGAATACCAATCCTTTAAATGTGTTTTTTGTTTTCATCTTTTAAAAATTTAAATGAGTAATTATTTACAAAATCAACCATCGGTTATTTGTGATTGGCTGACATTGTAAATCTAGAAATAAATCATAGAAATGATCTAAATAATAACTCCCGAAATTGAAGAAATAACAAAAAAAACAACTTAAAACGGTTGCGAAAGCTCCCGAAATTGTTTGCGTTACAAGGATTTAATAAAGAATTTTGTCATTATTAACCATGAAATGACAAATTTGTTTTTATGATAACGTTTTCGAATTTTGTGAAAAAGGGGCAAAACGTCATTTTTTCATCTGATGAATAAAAAAAGGATCGAAAATCATCTCAAATTGTATCATGAAAATCAATCGTAAAGTCTAATTTTAGAATTCGAAATAAAAACAATGGATCAACATTGCTAAAACATACAAATCATCTGAATTCTCATATCTCACACCTTATAAAGAATGAATTATAAAAATTTAATGGACTTCTCTGTTCATCCATCCGATTTGAATCGTTTTGAGAACGGATGGAAAGGATTGGAAGAATATGTAACTGAAAAAAAAATAGATGGGGTTGAATTATTAATCGGTTATGATTCTCCATCCGAAAAAATCCCAAAAGGAATAGTTAAAAGTGTTCATTTGCCATTTTGGGTAACCTGGTTGGATGTTTGGCGAAAAGGAGAGGATGCTGCCAAATATTATTTTCCTAATATGTCAGCCGAGCATTTGCAATTTTGCTGCGGAGGTACGAATGCTGCAGAAATGATTGCTTCTCAGAGGAAATTGTGGGAATACGCAGCACATTTTCAACCAGCTCATGCTGTTATACATGCGGCACATGTCGAATTGGAACATGCTTTTACGCGTGATTTTAACTATAAAAGCACTGAGGTAATGACGGGTTTAGCAGAAATACTGAACAGAACGGCTCAGGAATTTGGTGATGGAGAGCCTCCGGTTACATTAGCCATCGAAAATTTGTGGTGGCCTGGTCTGGATTTTTTGTTTCCGGCTGAGGCCGATGATTTTGCATCCCGATTGAATTTTTCAAATTGGAATTTACTTTTGGATACAGGACATTTAATGAATACCAATATTGCATTGAGATGTGAGGATGAGGCCATTGATTTTGTTTTGGATCGCGTATCACGATTGTCTAAGGATATTCAGGCGAAAATTAAGAGTCTTCATTTGAACTTGAGTTTATCCGGAGAATATCAGACGAAACAGGTTATGAATGGTTTGCCAGCAGGATGGACGGACTTAAATCACACCGGGAAATATACTGCTGCGCGTAATCATGTTTTGCAGATTGATCAGCATTTGCCATTTACGAGTAAGCGTGTAAAAGAAATAATTTATGAGATAACACCTGAAATTGT is a genomic window containing:
- a CDS encoding transglutaminase-like domain-containing protein yields the protein MRLLLIITAVLLCSCSHLPERNFEFNYKVSLPANSAQNIKIWIPIPTSNKVQNISELSIDTDLEYEMKKEQKNGNTYLYSAINGGLAKPTDINIRFRVNRKQMGNIDIEEINQSNALNSNRLVPVGGRFDSIIGANAFSSKDMKAVYNFVLNEMHYGKPKAKNESDSYYTSLPDVIKNGITKDSVVNLYERSKEYGGEYTFGNGNANYACDISVGNCTDFHSYFMSLSRSLHVPARFHIGFSIPLGNEGNIEGYHCWADFSQNNNTWTPVDISEADKDAGKAEYYFGNLDENRVEFTQGRDLELENYKNGLVNFFIYPLLEEDGKTSANYSKEFSFKEI
- a CDS encoding TIM barrel protein produces the protein MNYKNLMDFSVHPSDLNRFENGWKGLEEYVTEKKIDGVELLIGYDSPSEKIPKGIVKSVHLPFWVTWLDVWRKGEDAAKYYFPNMSAEHLQFCCGGTNAAEMIASQRKLWEYAAHFQPAHAVIHAAHVELEHAFTRDFNYKSTEVMTGLAEILNRTAQEFGDGEPPVTLAIENLWWPGLDFLFPAEADDFASRLNFSNWNLLLDTGHLMNTNIALRCEDEAIDFVLDRVSRLSKDIQAKIKSLHLNLSLSGEYQTKQVMNGLPAGWTDLNHTGKYTAARNHVLQIDQHLPFTSKRVKEIIYEITPEIVIHEFITKDINEYSEKLDVQLNALR